The Falco rusticolus isolate bFalRus1 chromosome 4, bFalRus1.pri, whole genome shotgun sequence genome includes the window gtCTGTTCTTCatcaaaagcaaatgaacagTTTCTTATGCTGACTTGAAGACATCAAAGAAACTGATTCTTCATGCACTAGAAGAAAAACGGGTGCTGCTCTAGCTACAGTTGGGTGACTTCTATTCCTGTAATGGGCTTGGATCCATAGCTGCTATGCTCAGCTTTACTAatcagatttctttcctttaaaattgtAGGAGAAGCCACTCACCTTAGCAAGAGTGCATTTGTCCTAAAGGATTTATTGTGAAGAAGGAAACTTGCTGAGTTCAAAGTCAGTACTTGGTATTATCGGGTTAGCCTCTCGCTCAATGGTGTTTGACTCCAAGACAAACAAGTCTCAAATGTTGGTAGCAATCCATGTTTTAAACATGATAATCCATCTTTTTATATGAAGGgtgtcagctttttttctgaagaatagGATGATAGTGTAGAGCCAAAGCAATAACTCCTACATGTTACAGGAGAAGATCCCTTAGCACATAAAATGTCCAGTTTTGATACAGTCTTCCTCTCTTTTATGATCTGTCCTTGTGGtccagatacatttttttttataagtactacacaaatataaaataatagtCTGTTTTCAAAGATGTGCACCTTATTTGCAGTCTCAAGGGTTTGAAGAAGCACCTAGATCTACCTTTATTCTTTTAAGTTCTGTGCTGGAGCCTAagccccattaaaaaaaaaacaaaaaccccaaactaaaaaACAAGCTATCCAGAAGCTATGGTGTAACTGCTGAGCGGTGACTGTGGCTTGTCATGCTATTTACCGTGATCTTGTTATTTTGTTCTCCCTTTGTCCATTTGTTACCTGTGAGCACACTCACATAATTCTGGCTCAGGAATTTgctataaattaatttaataacttAATGTCACTTTCTGAGAGAAAACTAAGTTATTGTGCCTTTAGCTAGAAAACCCCCATCATAAACAACTCCCTCtccccacaacaaaacaacccaaacatcAAACaatatggatttttcttttttgttggtATGTGTATGTTTGCTGCAAGAAGAAATTGGCCATATAAGAAGATAGAAAATCTAATTAGACACATGtgcaaaacacatgaaaaaataaattctccttttatgttttaatagCTTAAGGGGATACCTGTAACtagaggaaatggaaaatgtgatttctgTCTTCAAATTAATGTTATTTCTCTAAAGCTGGGATTTTGACTATACTAAAAATCACAGAGAATACTGTCTTTATGCAGGTATGACTGCTCAGcctgtgcatttaaaaaaataacattatttctgtgtgtggcTTAGAAACAGGTATGTACAAatagaaagtttttttttttaaatccaattTCCAGTCTGATTGCTAAAATAATCTAAAAGTAGTGTACTTTGTTTACATACATAGAACTTGTGTTGCACTGTCCtttaaattttctctctctttcttgctGTTTCCCTGATAAAATGGATTCCAGTTAAATTTGTCTTTCGTATCTCAGTGCTCCCAGGAACCTACCTCCCTTCTCAGATGGATTTCTAGTTGCCTCCCAACTTCTTCCTGACAAACTCCCAGGATAAAGGGCATTGCTCAGTTCTGCAGGAGAAGAGTTCCATGTTTGTTGCTATCTTCTGGTCCATCCAAAGGAATGGTGGAATTCTGACAGTTTCAGCTCATTGCCTTGCCAGAAACCCAGGATTAGTTTGTGAGTCCCAGGAACTGCAAAATTCCATTTTGCAAAGTATGCATTTTGCATACTTTTTGAAAGTATGGCTTAGTTTCTTTGACAAGAAAAGTGTTCAGCTTATGATAATGAAAGAGGTATGTGTATACTGGTACGGAAAATGTCACGCAAACATGTGATCTACAAACTTATGCTAGtattatttatctgtttatatCTTTCAATTTTTATCAGTCACTACAACTTGAAACAATTTTAATCTAGCTAATCAAGAAATGGAATAAACATCAGGTAGtttattctgtgatttccaGAGAGATTTTTCTGGGTGCAGGGGAGAATGGCTTTGTTCATAAATTAATATTGAAATTCAAAATTCAAAGTGTgatcctgccccagcaccaggtAAACATGCAATGCAGAGACTGATGGACAGATGGGGATGTTAGCTATGATCAACCTATTTTAATTCCAGGCTGTATTTCTTCACACAGTTCTGCTCCTGAGTTGAGAAAGTGGTTGCAGTCATAAATGCACGAGATACTGCCATTGGGAGTAGGGCTTGTAGGCAAAAAGACTATGTTGAGAAAAAATAGCCAAGCTTTTGGGCATCAAATCTTtgttagaaacaaaagcagtggATGTCAAAGCTAAGTACAAGTTGGGTAAAGTTTAGAGCCTAGGGAGGAGAGTGTCTTACTGGTACACTCACAAAAGATAAGGTAGGTGTTACTTGTGGAGTGCAGGGGACATAAAGGTAGCTTTATAGCCTGTGGACATGTAAGGAGCGAGAAATTATAATATTCTATAAAATTTTAGAGtcccctcttccccagcagAATTATGAATTCTGGTTCCCAGATCTGGAACCACACTTGTTAGAATGTGAGATATACGGGATTTTCTGCCTTCGGTGGGCTTTTTTAAGGTCGGCaatgaaaagattaaaaatcacttttagaGCTGCAAGGACAGACACGGTTTCAAAGACACAATGTAAGTGTACCTCTGAGTGGagggcagaaaagcagagagtaTTACTTGGATGTTTTGAGCTTTAATAACATGGAAGTTTTTTGCTTTAGAGTGACGAGCATGGCACAAACTGGAttaaagaaactgagaaagGTATTACAGTCCCTGGTGTTCTGTAAACAGGCCAAAGGATCAAGTACATggcaaatttaaaaatagctaaatTTTATTCAGAGAAATTGTCACAGAAACTTTCAGTGTTTAATACTCTATGAGGTGaaacaacttttattttctattgaTCAGCAAATGTCATCTTTCCTTCTAGCCAGCATCAAAGACCTGACAGCCACAAAGATTTGTGTAACCTGCAAAGGAATTGTTGAATGTTTTCTGTATAATTGCATCAAATACACTGAAAAGTTTCAAAGACAAACTGCACTCAGTAATCAAAgagtaagaatatttttaagtagttgttttcttcacttcttttagtttgggaagaaaaaggtgGAGAATACAGAAGTGACATTTAAAAGTATGGAGTAAAAATTTCCCCTCTGCTGAAGTTAGTAAAGAGGGacctaagaaagaaaaaaatagtaattttataCTTCCTTCAGATCTTTAATGAAAGAGGGATTTGAGCCCTGTGTTTTGGGAGGCTGAGAACAAATCTATCTGAGAATtagcttgtttcttttccataacTTCATCTCTCCTGTTCTCAAATGTTCTTAGAGCCAGGGTAACACAAGCCAGAAATACATGATCTGTTACTGGATTAACTGGGACAGAGGATGGTGTGATGGCAGACAACCGTCCTTCACTGTGGgctaaaatgttaattatttcaTACAGGCTGCAAGCTATAGATGTGCATACACATAATAAGGAAACTGGCATTTGGTATCTTGTTCCTGTCTCTGAGTAtggatttctcttttcctaaaaatctatttttgtcctttctaaGTGCACTTTCAAAGTAACTGTTAGCAGTTACTAATCTATATAAATTCTCCTCTGTTAAATCTGGTCCCATCAGGATTGTATATATATCTCTCTTTGTATTAAAAGCTTGAATtgaacttttcttcatttttagtTTAGTGGCAGATCCATTATATTGGATTCCCTgtagaactgaaagaaaatatctcATTCATGCTTATAAATCTACCCCCAACAAATATAAAGGAGGATTTtctatcaaaattatttttgctaacTGCACCAGGTAATTTATCAAGCACTCTCTGCTAAatgatactatttttttttttaatccaggtTATTgcacagattttcagaaatgggGTTTTCAATATCTTTTCAAATCTGTCTAGCACCCTATAGACACACAGTCATCAAAGCTGAGATAATAAGCAGAGCAGCCTGATAAACAggactttttgtttcttttaatctgCAGTAAGGTAATCACTGGTAAAGAAGCATTTGTTGCCATGTGAAAAACGACTaggatttttttacttaatgCCTACTAATCACGAACACATTTTAAGCAGCTAGTGGagtgtgttttgtgttttgaggaggtggtggtgaaAGTAAGGATGGTGttagaaaataagacaaaaacaCTCTTCATAGAGCAGGAGCTAAACAAGCTAGTGCCTAATTTGAATTgttctttctaaaatatattgTACTTGGGGATTAATTTATGcctattttaatttactttagtGAAAATGCACACAGATCATACATTTGCTAAAATGTTAAATATCCATGTAAATTCACAGGCTGTAAAGataatgaaatacagcaaaagctgtATTGAAATGGGTAAGTTCTATCTACATATACAGACATCatactgaaggggaaaaaatgactttcattttcatttgtgaaaagcattttgcaatgTAGTCTTTGCCCGAATATTGAATAGGGTCTAGGACCTACTTCTGAATCTTTCCCTATATCACACTTGTAGCCTTAAAATGGGAATTTAGAGAATTCTGTATCGGTTAATTTAGATAATACCACAGTTTAATCCGTGAATATGGCATTGAAAAATTTTCTTGGCTTCTCTGAGATGATGAATTTAGTCTAGGTACTGGTTGGTGCAGTATGACATGAACCCTCAGTGGATGAAACAAATTCCTTGCAGATTTGAGCATGCAGATGTGTCATTAATACAAAGTACTACTGTTGAAGTTTTAATGGGCTAGATGCTTTTACCATATACATGTATCATGTATATTCAGCAAATTTTCCCCTGTATGTTTGCAGAAgtcctggaaaataaatgttatacAGATATTTGAGTGTCAAAATGCTGTTAAGAAGCAGATGACTTTGGTCTTAATGACTTTATGTACACTGGCCTTGGCaaattttccctttcatcttcctcctcttaAAAGTTGAATTTTTTTATGCTTAGTATACAGTAATGCTGCAGTTCAGGAGTTAAGTTATTTTGTAACTATTGCTCATGGTAAAACTCTAAacaaaagggaagagagaactGATGAGATgtcaggctgcaggaggaggtgcaTTCCAGAAACATGGGAGGAACTTGGAAGGAGCAGGTTCAGACTGATGTATCTGGTTTCTTTCAGAGTAGGGAAGACAAGTAAATTAGTCAACAGCTCTGTAGTTCTCAATGTGGTTATTATCCATTTTGCATTACGTTTTAGCCCAATTTCTCTTCCACATACAGACATTGGAAATGCTCATTTCAATAATTCATTAACTGAAGACAGCTTTTTCAGTTGTGCAAGACTTGTTGTAAAGTgattgctctttttcttttagagatCCTCACAATCAATTCAGTTGGaagatttgtgttttcttcttgctgctctACTTGTGATATTATGTATTAATTGCTGCGGTACCTTGCATCCTCACAGACTGAGGTAAGAGTTCTCACCTTTTTGAACTTTAGTTCTTGCTCTTTGTATTTTGCTGCAAGCATCCTTTTAGGTAAGATCACGTGAAAGAGACTACTTTTTAGGTATTATTGTAGTAGGACCCCTCTCAATTTTGTTTAGGAAACTCCAGATGTGGCTACATTAATGTTTTAGTTTAAATCAGTACCGCACCTTTGAAAGGAATTGCTCACTGGCCTCACTGTGGTTTGGTTCATATTGCAGGGTGGTTGAGGAGTGCAGCCTTGACTCTCTCAGatgaaattaaactgaagaTGTGCTCTAATGAATCTAACATaggggaggagaattggaaaaaggtatAACTCGTGgtttgagataagaacagtttaataattgaaattaagtaaaatagAATAccagtaataataacaattgtaatggaaaggggaggaagggagagagggaggaataaaacccaaggcagacaagtgatgcacgatacaattgctcaccacccgctgaccaatgcccagccacTCCTTGAGCAGTGATCAGTGGtccccagccaactcccccagtttatatgcccagcatgatgttctatggtatggaatatcacTTTGGCttgttcaggtcagctgtcctggctctgctccctgccgGCTTCTTGCACActtgctcactggcagagcacgggaaactgAGAAATCCTTGACTTATcgagtaagcactacttagcaacaactaaaacatcagtgtattACCAaattctcatactaaatccaaaccagcactgtaccagctgctaagaacaaaattaactccatcccagctgaaaccaggacacatggAAAATATGTTCACTCTTGCAGTTAACTACTTCTGCAGTGACATGACAGATCAGTCCTCTGTACACAAATATATCATTTTTCATTCAATGAATTGGGTTCAGAAGACACTTTACCAAGCACTCTGAACTTCTACCCAGAATACCTGTCTTACGAAGGACATTGAGAACTTCTGCAGAGGCCTTTCTGTTCCATGCAATGAGATGCATGGAATTATGGCAAGGAATAGGAAATCAACAGGTGTCTGGATATTGAAACTGGTCTTACAAAACTGAGTACAATAGTATCAATAGCTGAACACAAGTAGGGCATTATAGCTACTGGGCCATATTTAATACAAGCTTACTTATTTCGAAAGAAATCCTGAACAAAACCTTTCTAAGTTGTGGTAAACTAAGAAGTGACTTTCATAAAGAAATTTGTGCTCAAATAAAACTATCAGTGAGAAGTAACTGGTTGTGTAAATACTAGAACACAGTTCACCAAGTAACTTAGAAGTACTGCCCTCCTCTGTGTGGAGTTTGTGAAGTTAACTGATGGGAGCCTCATATGCAGTTAAGCAGCACAGGTTTTGCAATATGACTTAAAGGCTGGTTTTGTGATGCTGTTACGTTGCTGAGTTACAGTGTGCTTGATATGGTGTTGTAAGAACAATGTAGCTTTTAAAATGGAGTAGTTTATCTCACCCTTCAGTGTGTCCAAGTGTCAGCACCCACTGACGTGAAGCTgtgaaatatttgctgtggAGAACCATTTGTAGATCAACAAATCCAAACAAGATCTTTGTACatatgtactttttttcctgtatcacAATCATGTgacttttaaaagaatacatttattCTAGAACAGGAATTCTGGACCCTTTTATTGAAGAGATATGCCCCCTTCTCCCCgcaaaaaaacaaatccagcaATGATATCTAAACTTGTTGGACTACAATTTGAAGTATTGTATGCAGTCTTCAATAAATGAGCCCAAAGCTCCTagtcttaaataaaatacaagaatgTAACCACAGCCTGCAGTAAAATACTTTCAGCTAAGATTACAGCCTAATTTAGATGGAAATATCCTTTCTCTTTAGAACTTCTAATGAGAGCAGATTAAAAGGAAGTCAGTTCTTCCCTGTGTGCCTTGTAGAAACTACATTCATTatctttgctattttttataCTGTTAGATGTGGTTGAATAGTTTTATTCTAGATTGTAATTGCAGATATGGATTTGAGGGTGACAGGAGTCTTCATTACagaataaaaaccccaacaaataaCACTTCTGTAACCAAGGATGATTTGTTGGGAGCAGAAGCCCATGTACCTGTACCACATGATTTAGGTTGGTACTGGCTATATAGAAATGCATCTAGTCCTTTGAGGTAATTACATTGGATAACTACAATGGATAATGAGAAGCGAGGAAGAGCCTCTGATGATGaaaacagccaagaaaaaatacttcacttCTGAATTCTTAAGTCTTTCCactgaataatttattatataaGCAAAATACCACCAACGACTCTAGTTTTGTTCTCCATTTCACTTTTTCCATAACGATCacttataaaataatttcatctccTGGTAACATTATAGTAGGAATCAGAATAAGGCATTAAACCCACAGCCTGCACTCTTCAGCTATTGCTTCTGTGCGCATGTATCTGGAATGAATCTTGGCTTAACATCTGCCATATCAATATTTTATATCTCAAAAGCTCACATTGTGAATTTTAATATTCATAACCTGTATAATACATATGTAGTTAATTTGGAGATGACTGTGATCCTTTGTACACAGAATTCAATGCATACCATTCAAAAGATGAAGTACAGCAATGCTGAGGTGATGTGCATTCACCAAGATTTGTTTTGCAACACTTGGCAATATCTCAGTTGaagttaattttaataaaatacaaaaatatctaTCAGCAGAAGATCAATATATCTGCACTGGGAAAAAAGGGGCATTTGGGGAAAGGAATCCTCAGTTAAGCAGGTTCCACTGTAAACTTAACTGTTACCATACAAATGCAGCTCGCTCTCGTAACATTCTGACACCAAACCGCTGCCATTCTCGCTGATATATCCATAGCTCCTGAGTTGTATCAAGACAGGCTAAAACTGCACCTCCTTTCCATGCAATTAAGCGGGGATCCATAtcctaaattcaaaacacataACAATCACTGGTCTCATTTTGCATAGTTCTCAGAAGCTGTATCCTAATTTTTCTAATAGTATTCACCACTTAGAATCTTGaggtggaggggaggagaaaaaaagtttttcaaaattattcaggaaaaaacagtgagacaaaaatatggaaagaatATGTAAGATGTTTTGagaagtcacttttttttttttaagatggcCCCTAGACATGTCATGAAAATTCTGCCTTCAGCAACGGAGGCTCTAAAACTTACTCACGTTTTGTTTTTACAAGTTTTTCTTGATTAATGCCAAATGacaatttctcttttaatgCTATACTTTCTTTCatcttaataataataaaaagcccTAACAATTTCTTGCTAAGCAGACAGGTTAACTTCGTGCTTTTCAAGAATATGGCCTCTAGCTCTTAAAATTTCAGTGATCAATACTGGTAACACTCTTACTATACCTCTAACTTCCTGCCTGTAATTGGAGAGTGCTATGTAAGCTCTCCTAAATCTCCTCAGATACTCAACTAATCTGTGGTtttgaaagaatgtttttaatctGTCAGATTTCAACCAATCATAGTTTATTAACTATTTAGCTATTAGTTAACAGTATACCTTAGGTCTTGTGATGACTTCAACATTTTCAACAACTCTTCTGAAAGAAGGTGGCATTTTGTTGAGAATACGGTGTTGAAGAAACTCTTGAGCTTTATGAAACATAAGGCCTCCTCCCACCACTAAGATGGAGCTGTACATCTTCTTTTTTGTATCGTCAGATGCTGGAATGAAAGgatatatagaaatatatgtGTTTTAAAGTTAATATGGCCTGTGTTTGTATTACAAAGAATTTAGTGCAAGTCAAACCAGACAGAAAGCAGTtaagtgtttgcttttaaaattctttctatTCCTTGGAGATTCAAAATGTCTACTTCAACAAAGATGCAAGTATAAAGAACGGTATTGCTACTTGAAAGATGATAAAACTTGGGGACATACATCTTTCTTTGGTAAAATACAGGAGTTGCCATAAATCCACGCTGACATGCATATTTTACAGAATTGTACAAATGTAACTCTTACCACAGCAGTCAATACTATGAAGAATGGCTTTGTCAAGGCCCAAGGCTTTGCCTTCAAACTGAGAAATAGCTGTTTTCCTGGACATGTGTGCAGTTAGAGGTTCCTCTGAATCATTTCCAGATATCACACAATCACTCTGGGAAGATCCCAGTTCCACTTCTTGTGGGTAGATCCTCTCTGAAATGTCTGAGGCTTGGCCTCTCAAGTCTCCCTCAAATGCACCAGGCTTAGACATAGATTTTTTATCAGCTGTAGCTTTTGCAGACTTGAAATTGAGAAAACAAGTTGAATtatgaaaaatgcaagaagGTCTTCGGTAGGTTAGAGAACAATACAAAGACTTAACTAAGCACCATTGTACTTCACCTTTTTGCACAGAAAGGTTAATTAAGCATGCATTATTATCtcatataattttcattttaatcccCACTTTCAAAGCAAGAGGTTTACTTTGAAGCCCTCTTAGACTCTGAAAATACACAGTTCTAATTAAAGACTTGTCTAGACATCCATAATTCCCTACTGTATTCCTTAATGCTTCTGACTCGGGTAACAAACTTTGGTTTCTGAGATGAGATAATGAGTCCCGATTTTATTCCCAAATTAAATAATCtcaatgaaaaatgagaattcACACACCTGCTCCTGCTTACTTTGTGTGGCTAGCAGATAATGTTCATCATGAGGATCCTCAGGGTCACCTTGTGACCTGTGTTGCAAAGTTGTCATTTTTTGTCCAACAATTCCAAAAGTTGCTGGATAAAACAGAGCCATTGGAGCCTGAAGAATGAGAGATTTGGCATGGCTTTCCTacatagtttttctttttttggcatttactataaaaaaagaaaaaccttgttCTATTTTTCTCACAATTCAATATTAAATATACAgttttttccaaacagttttGTAAAAAGCTAACGTGTCTTCAGTTTTGTGTAATAACCCCCCAAATACAATTGTATACATAAGTTTCTTTACAGATTCtagcataaataaataaaatataaataaatactcaAATGCAGTTTGTTACAAATTTAGAAAATTCAATGGTGAGCTGAAAAACTTACAAAATTAGCATTCATTCTTTGCACTTGAAGGATATATATCATAGTTAGTGGAAACTACAACCATTCTGGCTAAAGCTAGTTAGGAAGTCTTGTGCATCCACTAGTGCTGCATTAAGCCCACTCATACCtacagtaattaattttaaaactataaacAATTTGTTAACTGTTAACAATATGTTAAGAACAATCAATAAATCATGTGGGCTTAGTAGCACTGGGCCAGTACAATGTGAGGTGCTGAGCCTGAATGCTGAATATAattcttgtaattttaaaacaaatcaccTGTAATTTTTCATCCCCTAATCGGAACTGGTATAACAGAGCTGGAGAATCCGGATGCCGAATTTGGAACTCATGATCTTGCAATCCAGAAATATcctaaagtaaaaaaacaaacaaaaacaaccgCCCCAAAACTATCTTTTATATCTATCAAGCTGTGTAATGTATTTGAACTGTAGGAaacaaaaagtaacaaaacTCTTCAGACTATGAATTTCATTTAGctattctttaattttttatttttttttgtcttttccctgTAGTATGACAGCTCTCTACATGCCTAAGCCTCTAAAATGAGAGTTTGTGCAGAAAGGAGAGACCTGGTGGCAGATCTTACAAAACTGAAGTTGAAAACCAGCAAATATGCAGCTATGTGCTTCTTTCAGTAATAAGAGTAAAGAAACTGCCTTTCTAAGAGTTGGGATTCCTTTCgactagaagaaaaacaaaacaagttacAAATACTTCAAGTCTAAAGCTTTTCAAACTTTTGCCAGTATTCTATTGagtaaaatattacattttattccatttacaAGCAATTGTAGACTCTCAAAAAGGTTACCCAGAGTAGCATtctgtaaagagaaaagaaaattacttggAGAATACACTATTTTCCCATTCTCACCTGGTCTAGATgacaaaatgtttcctttaggTGCTGAAGCAGCAGGCAATCCAGCTTATTAGTTAACTGACAGTCTCTATATGGGAATCCTGCTCGTTGCATAAGCCAATAAAAACACCTTGACACATCAGATCCTCCATATGCAAGGCACAGCCTaacacacagagaagaaaaagattattttatttatttgctgacATACTGGCCTTCTACAGTAGCATGCACAGGAGTACAAGGAACATTTTAGATGTGCTGCAATCATGACTTCCATGTAGTTTCCAGAGCACAGTATCAgttctgcctgttttcttcttttgaagacAGAGAGAATTCTTTAAGGTTCATATTGTAACATGATGACCCTGTTAGATGgctcacagaaagaaaaccctgtATTTATAGAACAtttgtctcatttttaaagctaagTCTTTGGTAAGTAACTAAGTACGTGCTTATAATAATTCTGCGTACTAAAAGATACCTGGTGTTGCGATGGGAAACACCATCTTCTACACAGCAAACACTTGTCTTCTGATCTCCCACATCTACTATACATGCACTGCTTAACCCGCTTCCAAAGGTAGCGCAGACAGACTCTTGGTGTACAACAATTCCTAGCAATATGAGAAAAAATTATATCCAATTTATGCCAAGCTCCAGAGCTGTGTTGGTGACATTTAAAGGCCATCTTAATGTCTTGTAAAATCTACTAATAGCTGAATCTGCACTGAAAATCTGTATATTTAGCAAAGATGGGGTGGGGATACTTCCAGATTTTTTGTTAGGTAAGCCCTTAAAAGTCCTGAGAAAAGCTAAGAGTACAGTGGATGCCTGTATTcaaatgttcttattttttgcAAGATTAAAGATACTGCTTCAagactttattattttaaccGGTATTGCAGGTTCTTCATTATCAGATGCACATGAAGTGTCTTCCtaattttttcctag containing:
- the ACTR8 gene encoding actin-related protein 8 isoform X1 gives rise to the protein MTQAEKGEAENGKDKERDREREQRGVKRPIVPAAVPESLQEQIQSNFIVVIHPGSTTLRLGRATDTLPVGIPHVIARRHKQPGQAAYWDSWLLRDGLNKPESTEQRQNGLKMVDQAIWSKKMSNGARRIPVSPDQARSYNRQMRPAILDHSSGTKWTNTSNHPEFLVGEEALYVNPLDSYNIHWPIRRGQLNLHTGPGGSLTAVLADLEVIWSHAIQKYLEIPLKDLKYYRCILLIPDIYNKQHVKELVNMILMKMGFSGIVVHQESVCATFGSGLSSACIVDVGDQKTSVCCVEDGVSHRNTRLCLAYGGSDVSRCFYWLMQRAGFPYRDCQLTNKLDCLLLQHLKETFCHLDQDISGLQDHEFQIRHPDSPALLYQFRLGDEKLQAPMALFYPATFGIVGQKMTTLQHRSQGDPEDPHDEHYLLATQSKQEQSAKATADKKSMSKPGAFEGDLRGQASDISERIYPQEVELGSSQSDCVISGNDSEEPLTAHMSRKTAISQFEGKALGLDKAILHSIDCCASDDTKKKMYSSILVVGGGLMFHKAQEFLQHRILNKMPPSFRRVVENVEVITRPKDMDPRLIAWKGGAVLACLDTTQELWIYQREWQRFGVRMLRERAAFVW
- the ACTR8 gene encoding actin-related protein 8 isoform X2; this encodes MCWRCRLTQKPESTEQRQNGLKMVDQAIWSKKMSNGARRIPVSPDQARSYNRQMRPAILDHSSGTKWTNTSNHPEFLVGEEALYVNPLDSYNIHWPIRRGQLNLHTGPGGSLTAVLADLEVIWSHAIQKYLEIPLKDLKYYRCILLIPDIYNKQHVKELVNMILMKMGFSGIVVHQESVCATFGSGLSSACIVDVGDQKTSVCCVEDGVSHRNTRLCLAYGGSDVSRCFYWLMQRAGFPYRDCQLTNKLDCLLLQHLKETFCHLDQDISGLQDHEFQIRHPDSPALLYQFRLGDEKLQAPMALFYPATFGIVGQKMTTLQHRSQGDPEDPHDEHYLLATQSKQEQSAKATADKKSMSKPGAFEGDLRGQASDISERIYPQEVELGSSQSDCVISGNDSEEPLTAHMSRKTAISQFEGKALGLDKAILHSIDCCASDDTKKKMYSSILVVGGGLMFHKAQEFLQHRILNKMPPSFRRVVENVEVITRPKDMDPRLIAWKGGAVLACLDTTQELWIYQREWQRFGVRMLRERAAFVW